A genomic segment from Mucilaginibacter terrenus encodes:
- a CDS encoding ThuA domain-containing protein — MKNFKLKLLTVALLCLCVNIAFSQSKTRFNVIAFYTAKSDQAHISFVHEANKWFPQMAKKLNFGYDSTNNWSNLNEKFLKKYQVIVFLDTRPEDPAQRAAFKKYMDSGGGWMGFHFSAFALTPSDFNQDWDWYHNEFLGSGQYGSNTWRPTSAFLRVEDRKHPATKNMPKLFKASPNEWYRWEKDLRKNPNIRILASIDSSSFPLGTGPKQHEIWHSGYYPVVWTNVNYKMIYFNMGHNDIDYEGKTNKDLSHTLNNPEEDKLILDALQWLGTGKRVSKK; from the coding sequence ATGAAAAATTTCAAATTGAAGCTCTTAACGGTAGCTTTGTTATGCCTGTGCGTTAATATCGCGTTTTCACAAAGCAAAACACGCTTTAACGTCATCGCCTTTTATACAGCTAAAAGCGACCAGGCGCACATCAGTTTTGTGCATGAGGCTAATAAGTGGTTCCCTCAGATGGCTAAAAAGCTGAACTTTGGTTACGACTCTACCAACAACTGGAGCAACCTGAACGAAAAGTTCCTGAAAAAATACCAGGTGATCGTATTCCTGGATACCCGCCCGGAAGACCCGGCGCAAAGGGCCGCCTTTAAAAAGTATATGGATAGTGGCGGCGGCTGGATGGGTTTTCACTTTTCGGCATTCGCCCTTACCCCGTCAGACTTTAACCAGGACTGGGATTGGTACCATAACGAGTTCCTGGGTTCAGGGCAGTACGGCAGCAACACCTGGAGGCCGACATCGGCTTTCCTTAGGGTAGAGGATCGCAAACACCCGGCCACTAAGAACATGCCCAAACTTTTTAAGGCTTCGCCAAACGAGTGGTACCGATGGGAAAAAGACTTGCGCAAAAACCCGAACATCAGGATACTGGCTTCTATAGACTCCAGCAGCTTCCCGCTGGGTACCGGCCCTAAACAGCACGAAATCTGGCACAGCGGTTATTACCCGGTTGTTTGGACCAATGTCAACTATAAGATGATCTATTTTAACATGGGGCATAATGATATTGACTACGAAGGAAAAACCAACAAGGACCTCTCGCACACGCTCAATAATCCTGAAGAGGACAAGCTGATATTGGATGCCCTGCAATGGTTGGGCACTGGTAAGCGTGTCAGCAAAAAATAA